GGAGATGTAACGTCGTTGTCTGGGTGCTTCGTTGGAAGCGGTCAGTCCTTTTGCCGGGGTTCCGGTTTTAGGCTTCTGGGTCGTTTGTGTCTGGCTCATGGGAAAGGGAAGGTTCTGCGATAAACTCGATGGTTTTGATTTCGTCGATACGAATATAAACCCCGCCGGAGTTCTCCGCAATCTCAAGTTGGCCTTTTTCGTTGGTGCGCACGGTGCTGGAAATAAACAGATCCCGTTCGTCCGGGTCGGAGGAGACATAGGATTCGGAGCCATACCAGCCCGTGACCTGGCTTTGGTCCTTGAAGGTGACGATGATCCACGAGGGTTCGGCCTTGGAGAAGACGCGGTCCCATGCGGTGGGAATGTCGTGCTGTTCGAACGGCTTGAGGTCGAAGCGTTCGATGAATTTACGCAACCATTCTTTCTGTCGGACGATTCCTGCGAAAATCCCGAGGATCACGGACAGGAGCAGGGCCAGTGAGGCGAACAGGTAAATGGAGGCGACCGGATGGGACCGGATCCATCCGGATTGCCAGCTGTGGAAGATCCACGGTCCTACGATGGCGTAAACGATAGTGCTTCGGGCGAGCAGACCAAGGGCGAAGCGTCCCCAGTCGAGTCGCTTGTCGAGATAGGCGAACTGTCCCTCGACGATCCGGAAGATGAATCCGGGCACGAGGAAGACGATGAAAAGCAGAAATCCCTTGAAGGTCTCGAGCATGGCGGGGCGGAGGTTAGGAGGCCTTGTCGATGGCCCCTTCGACCATATCGAGGATCACGCTTTGTTTCTTTCTTGGGAGAGTCCCGAGCCGTTGCACGAGCCGTTCGGCGCGAGAGGAGGGACCTCGTTTGGAGGCTTTAGTTGCGGCGATTCCGAGTAGATCGCCTTCTTCGCATTCGAGGGCTTGGGCCAGATCGGGGAGGAGAGTCAGTGGAACGCGGCGCAGGCCCCGTTCGTAATGGCCGTAACGGGCGAGTTTGAGTCCGAGGCGTTCGGCGACCTCGGCTTGGGTCAGTCCGGCGGCTTTTCGCCGGGCGATGATGCGCTTGCGAAGTTGGTCGAGAAGGTCGTCGCTCATGAAAGGAACGGGTTCATGAGTGGCGATTATATCGGAAGTTTTCATTTTTTTGGAAATAGGCCTTGATAAAAGATACGAAACGTAACAATACGTATCGTAGTTTATTTATCAACTCCGAACTTGACGCACTTTTAGAAAATGGAGGTTCAAATGACGATCACCCACGAAAACCCGCTGACCTACGCGGACCTGCTTTGTTTGGAGTGGGTCCTTGAAGACAAG
This DNA window, taken from Puniceicoccus vermicola, encodes the following:
- a CDS encoding DUF6338 family protein; the encoded protein is MLETFKGFLLFIVFLVPGFIFRIVEGQFAYLDKRLDWGRFALGLLARSTIVYAIVGPWIFHSWQSGWIRSHPVASIYLFASLALLLSVILGIFAGIVRQKEWLRKFIERFDLKPFEQHDIPTAWDRVFSKAEPSWIIVTFKDQSQVTGWYGSESYVSSDPDERDLFISSTVRTNEKGQLEIAENSGGVYIRIDEIKTIEFIAEPSLSHEPDTNDPEA
- a CDS encoding helix-turn-helix domain-containing protein translates to MKTSDIIATHEPVPFMSDDLLDQLRKRIIARRKAAGLTQAEVAERLGLKLARYGHYERGLRRVPLTLLPDLAQALECEEGDLLGIAATKASKRGPSSRAERLVQRLGTLPRKKQSVILDMVEGAIDKAS